One segment of Mycoplasmopsis glycophila DNA contains the following:
- a CDS encoding Cof-type HAD-IIB family hydrolase → MYKEFAVENKWFNKIKNGTKTIEIRVNSTRRRHLKTNDLIKIKNESTNELLLGKITKIHNFPTFKMLFEALEPNKLGFDSANDNNYEQMYNYYTKEQEKENGVIGVEFELTMINLDDIDNFVFDMDGTLLDEKSKPVPENLAMIQELQKQGKKIAICTGRPYFTLQRVLTQIEPDYPIVAANGAMIYDNHTKEMVHFMAIEKHDAQVIFDFLMKENFEFVIYTAKKMYGHCTDATDFFSQRKYYNALRPDFYTDIDETFNPKDHEISKFLILTESRPSSSLPEMEILANKFPNMHGVYSRHDMYDIMHKDASKGNGLLYLAKTKGLNLERTIVFGDSENDISMFIQAKYSGAMANGFVETRKHSLFECDDHNTPWFANFVNKVLDKKQ, encoded by the coding sequence ATGTATAAAGAATTTGCAGTTGAAAATAAGTGATTTAACAAAATTAAAAATGGAACCAAAACAATTGAAATTAGAGTCAATTCGACAAGAAGAAGACATTTAAAAACAAATGATTTAATTAAAATTAAAAACGAATCAACAAATGAATTATTACTAGGTAAAATTACAAAAATTCACAATTTTCCTACTTTTAAAATGCTTTTTGAAGCTCTTGAACCTAATAAATTAGGCTTTGATTCAGCTAATGATAATAATTATGAGCAAATGTATAATTACTATACCAAAGAACAAGAAAAAGAAAATGGAGTTATCGGTGTTGAATTTGAGCTTACTATGATCAATTTAGATGATATTGATAATTTTGTCTTTGATATGGATGGTACGCTTTTAGATGAAAAAAGCAAGCCGGTTCCAGAGAATCTTGCGATGATACAAGAACTTCAAAAACAAGGCAAAAAGATTGCTATTTGTACTGGTAGACCTTACTTTACCTTACAAAGAGTTTTAACTCAAATTGAGCCTGATTATCCCATTGTAGCTGCAAATGGAGCTATGATTTATGATAACCACACTAAAGAAATGGTTCACTTTATGGCAATCGAAAAACATGATGCTCAAGTTATTTTTGATTTTTTAATGAAAGAGAATTTTGAATTTGTAATTTATACAGCTAAAAAAATGTATGGACATTGTACTGATGCAACTGATTTTTTCAGCCAAAGAAAATATTATAATGCATTAAGACCAGATTTTTATACAGATATTGATGAAACATTTAATCCTAAAGATCATGAAATTTCGAAATTTTTAATTTTAACTGAAAGCAGACCAAGTTCATCATTACCTGAAATGGAAATTTTAGCAAATAAATTTCCAAATATGCATGGAGTTTATTCAAGACATGATATGTACGATATTATGCACAAGGATGCTTCAAAAGGGAATGGACTTTTATATTTAGCGAAAACAAAAGGTCTTAATTTAGAACGCACAATTGTGTTTGGTGATAGCGAAAATGATATTTCAATGTTTATTCAAGCAAAATACAGTGGAGCAATGGCGAATGGATTTGTTGAAACAAGAAAACATTCTTTATTCGAATGCGATGATCACAATACTCCTTGATTTGCTAATTTTGTAAATAAAGTCCTAGACAAAAAACAATAG
- a CDS encoding chromate transporter, with protein sequence MQSKKISFLAVFLFILKISFIGFGGGNAIMPVIKSEIVKQKKWITSEEFDHILIVTNSLPGASVIQTISYISIKLLGKLKGILVTLIAFIPHLIFALLILKLFKFVPLKYINYIAIGTLISIIVLLFNFGVSYLKQAKTTINLPVWLAIFVFTFTYNIFIPAPFNLPVIPIVLLIITYSLFYFLKRRKENKVC encoded by the coding sequence ATGCAGTCTAAAAAAATTTCATTTCTAGCTGTCTTTCTTTTTATTCTCAAAATTTCATTTATTGGTTTTGGTGGTGGAAATGCAATTATGCCCGTGATTAAAAGCGAGATAGTGAAGCAAAAAAAATGAATAACAAGCGAAGAATTTGATCATATTTTAATTGTGACAAATAGTCTACCTGGCGCTAGTGTAATTCAAACTATTTCATATATTAGTATTAAGCTACTTGGAAAGTTAAAAGGCATTCTTGTCACTTTAATAGCTTTTATCCCTCATTTAATTTTTGCGCTGCTCATTTTAAAACTCTTTAAATTTGTACCACTTAAATATATCAATTACATCGCAATTGGTACTTTAATTTCAATTATTGTTTTGCTATTTAATTTTGGAGTTAGTTATCTTAAACAAGCCAAAACCACAATCAATTTACCAGTTTGACTTGCTATTTTTGTTTTTACATTCACATACAATATCTTTATTCCGGCACCATTTAACTTACCAGTTATCCCAATTGTTTTACTAATTATTACCTACTCTCTTTTCTATTTCTTAAAAAGAAGAAAGGAGAATAAAGTATGTTAA
- the rlmD gene encoding 23S rRNA (uracil(1939)-C(5))-methyltransferase RlmD: protein MFAKPNLNDELIVECNEISYEGLGVVKFENFTIFVYDLFPGEKAKIKLFKTQSKIAFGYVLELLTKSSSRTNVLLNTVFSAPLINLKYSEQIKFKNDYLFNLLQRNLKTDLTQSGIYQEFTSSLAQYNYRNKIRYDLSFNSTREKLEAIEYFPKSKTKIPINNQKLNKQVLNDLLAQFLELINQVVLDKNKLNLYQTITLRTNNENKVSVLLKIHNDYDLPQKLVTKLQEIPNLIELSVEKKNQIKTIFQKEEFKLELNDKLFEIKQNSFFQINNEVASKIFDKVKKLNNNSYDYFIDLFCGVGVISILSALENQKVIGIDNEASSIQKAKQNALNNNLKDFKYICGDAFKIISKEYQNWKNPLFVVDPPRAGLGIDFVKWIAKQKIHNIIYISCDPRTLTRDLQEFEKQKYSIKKIQGFDMFPNTHHIETVVVLEK from the coding sequence ATGTTTGCAAAGCCTAACTTAAATGATGAATTAATAGTTGAATGTAATGAAATAAGTTACGAAGGATTAGGGGTTGTCAAATTCGAAAATTTTACAATTTTTGTTTATGACTTATTTCCTGGCGAAAAAGCAAAAATTAAACTTTTTAAAACCCAGTCTAAAATTGCTTTTGGATATGTTTTAGAATTATTAACAAAATCAAGTTCTAGAACAAATGTTTTGCTAAATACTGTTTTTAGTGCGCCACTAATTAATCTAAAGTATAGTGAGCAAATTAAATTTAAAAATGATTACTTATTTAATTTACTTCAAAGAAACTTAAAAACCGATTTAACTCAAAGTGGTATCTATCAAGAATTTACTAGTTCATTAGCTCAATACAATTACCGAAATAAAATTAGGTATGATTTATCTTTTAATAGCACAAGAGAAAAACTAGAAGCAATTGAATATTTTCCAAAAAGCAAAACAAAAATACCAATTAATAACCAAAAGCTCAATAAACAAGTGCTAAATGATTTATTAGCACAATTTTTAGAACTTATCAATCAAGTTGTTTTAGATAAAAATAAACTTAATTTATATCAAACAATCACGCTCCGTACAAATAACGAAAATAAAGTTAGTGTATTACTTAAAATTCACAACGATTATGATTTACCTCAAAAGCTCGTAACAAAACTTCAAGAAATACCTAATTTAATCGAGCTTTCAGTTGAGAAGAAAAACCAAATTAAAACAATCTTTCAAAAAGAAGAATTTAAACTTGAGCTTAATGATAAATTGTTTGAAATTAAGCAAAATTCATTCTTTCAAATCAATAATGAAGTTGCTTCAAAAATATTTGATAAAGTAAAAAAACTTAACAATAATTCATACGATTATTTTATTGACCTTTTTTGTGGTGTTGGTGTTATTTCTATTTTGTCGGCTTTAGAAAACCAAAAAGTAATCGGAATAGATAATGAAGCTTCTTCGATTCAAAAAGCTAAACAAAACGCATTAAACAACAATCTAAAAGATTTTAAATATATTTGCGGCGACGCTTTCAAAATCATTAGTAAAGAATATCAAAATTGAAAAAATCCTCTTTTTGTTGTTGATCCTCCACGCGCTGGTCTTGGAATTGATTTTGTAAAATGAATTGCAAAGCAAAAAATTCATAATATTATTTACATTTCTTGTGATCCAAGAACACTAACAAGAGATTTACAAGAATTTGAAAAACAAAAATATAGCATTAAGAAAATCCAAGGTTTTGATATGTTTCCTAATACGCACCATATTGAAACTGTTGTTGTGTTAGAAAAATAA
- the rsmD gene encoding 16S rRNA (guanine(966)-N(2))-methyltransferase RsmD, producing MLRIIAGKYKFRKLKQPDQNITRATTDKVREAVFSSLQFKIIDKDCLDLFSGSGAWAIEAMSRDANSVQAIELDKKAFRIILENIASVGEQNIHALNMEALSYLVKTDRKFDFIFIDAPFKRFDLVNEALEIIVSRNILNDDGEIIIETDQKKEIVLPEHLKVFKEKRHGRIDLLYVCKA from the coding sequence ATGCTCAGAATAATAGCAGGAAAATATAAATTTAGAAAACTTAAACAACCAGATCAAAATATAACTAGAGCCACAACAGATAAAGTAAGAGAAGCTGTTTTTAGCAGTTTACAATTTAAAATCATAGACAAAGATTGTCTTGATTTATTTAGTGGAAGTGGAGCTTGAGCTATTGAAGCTATGAGTCGCGACGCTAACTCTGTGCAAGCAATTGAATTAGACAAAAAAGCCTTTCGAATAATTCTTGAAAATATCGCTTCGGTAGGAGAGCAAAACATTCATGCTCTCAACATGGAGGCTTTAAGTTATTTAGTCAAAACTGATCGCAAATTTGATTTTATTTTCATCGACGCTCCTTTTAAAAGATTTGATTTAGTAAATGAAGCTCTCGAAATTATTGTAAGCCGCAATATTTTAAACGATGATGGTGAAATAATTATTGAAACTGATCAGAAGAAGGAAATTGTTCTACCAGAGCACTTAAAAGTATTTAAAGAAAAAAGACATGGTAGAATTGATTTATTATATGTTTGCAAAGCCTAA
- a CDS encoding YneF family protein, with protein MIIFVVLGVALITALITFIVAKKYFEKQIKENPPITEKMIRVMFNQMGRKASETQIRQIMRSMQNAKDEK; from the coding sequence ATGATTATTTTTGTTGTATTAGGTGTTGCACTTATTACTGCATTAATAACTTTTATTGTAGCAAAAAAATACTTTGAAAAACAAATTAAAGAAAACCCACCTATTACAGAAAAAATGATTAGAGTAATGTTTAATCAAATGGGTCGTAAAGCAAGCGAAACACAAATTAGACAAATTATGCGTTCAATGCAAAATGCTAAAGACGAAAAATAA
- a CDS encoding MYPU_1760 family metalloprotease: MKGFKDMKFKKKLLIFGVLTSFSPFLAASFCSAPTNSSKNIDVSSKINSPLVLEADLFDDPNLKVSNQIGKLTQNDYRFKDVKLNEKEKDLLIPFVDKKEVSDSYSILPNSINEKEFLLADSYTEEALREINEIATPSDVISKDGTRYYEYKDPFTKVIFREFDLTPEQSNPTFFIGSENIHLLAQEFKRKVPFGLEISDLKAININGGVEMNDAFSGLYTVGNKNIYINGNLFANYDLPIYHKIALIMPTLFHEYIHHWANSYISWNILKLNTDWLNENYDEKLTKTFNVSYKGSGLNQNGLINEKEAWNYAFSNSFLKLLNYDFDNFVSLPEDLYNLFQLEPEQIKTFVHANFTLPTIWKLANFEIRGGISEQDLERKYYYDGYYNFYHTLRDLLYFYSMTELVPREYSKFAYESYYNINEDRNDKNTYIKMDDNKIFFSSWFGNFDYEPDKNKKIVSNFKISTNNLDWSKTFLNGVSNPNRAGVYIQNSSMFPNNPFKIYDFKYYTEDGLEILDEERSNSRSIPFYQTFLKAMGYGKSIAFLNRTSKNKVQLGGYLKDQKYKGFAILDKNNKLKQTVKFKYNSIFNFFGHYDFDKGARLGENNQDREAQLNNRLYPVNKFYSYLTESSFNLTTDSQIYMWEDLNNNGIFDNGEIDYDFEFTLPETRYVTTKRSYNTSSQTLVITNDPKNNKKVVVHAV; encoded by the coding sequence ATGAAAGGGTTTAAAGATATGAAATTTAAGAAAAAATTGCTTATTTTTGGTGTTTTAACAAGTTTTTCTCCTTTTTTAGCAGCAAGTTTTTGTTCAGCGCCGACTAATAGCTCAAAAAACATTGATGTATCATCCAAAATTAATTCTCCTTTGGTTCTTGAAGCTGATCTTTTTGATGATCCAAACTTAAAAGTTTCTAATCAAATCGGTAAATTAACTCAAAACGATTACAGATTCAAAGATGTCAAGCTAAATGAAAAAGAAAAAGATTTATTAATTCCTTTTGTTGATAAAAAAGAAGTATCAGATTCTTATTCAATTCTACCTAATTCAATTAATGAAAAAGAATTTCTTTTAGCAGATAGTTATACCGAAGAAGCTTTACGTGAAATTAATGAAATAGCTACACCATCAGATGTTATTTCAAAAGATGGAACTAGATACTACGAATATAAAGACCCATTTACCAAAGTAATCTTTCGTGAGTTTGATTTAACTCCAGAACAAAGTAATCCAACTTTCTTTATTGGATCTGAAAATATTCATTTACTTGCCCAAGAGTTCAAACGTAAAGTTCCATTTGGATTAGAAATTTCAGATCTAAAAGCAATTAATATCAATGGTGGTGTTGAAATGAATGATGCATTTAGTGGTTTATATACAGTAGGAAACAAAAACATTTATATTAATGGAAATCTTTTTGCTAACTATGATTTACCAATCTACCACAAAATTGCACTCATTATGCCAACTTTATTCCACGAATATATTCACCACTGGGCTAACTCATATATTTCATGAAATATTTTGAAGCTTAATACTGACTGATTAAACGAAAATTATGATGAAAAACTCACTAAAACTTTTAACGTTTCATATAAGGGTTCTGGTTTAAATCAAAACGGTTTAATCAATGAAAAAGAAGCCTGAAATTATGCATTTTCAAATAGCTTTTTAAAACTTTTAAATTATGATTTCGATAATTTTGTAAGCTTGCCTGAAGATTTATATAATCTTTTTCAACTAGAACCTGAACAAATTAAAACTTTTGTGCATGCCAACTTCACATTACCAACAATTTGAAAATTAGCTAACTTTGAAATAAGAGGGGGAATTTCAGAACAAGATCTTGAAAGAAAATACTATTATGATGGATATTATAATTTTTATCATACATTAAGAGATTTATTATATTTCTATTCAATGACCGAACTTGTTCCACGTGAATATAGTAAATTTGCGTATGAATCATATTACAACATCAATGAAGACCGTAATGATAAAAACACCTATATCAAAATGGATGATAACAAGATTTTCTTCTCATCTTGATTCGGAAACTTTGATTACGAGCCAGATAAAAACAAAAAAATAGTAAGTAATTTTAAAATTTCAACAAATAATTTAGATTGATCTAAAACATTTTTAAATGGAGTGTCAAATCCAAATAGAGCTGGAGTGTATATTCAAAATTCTTCAATGTTTCCTAACAACCCTTTCAAAATTTATGATTTTAAATACTACACAGAAGATGGATTAGAAATTTTAGATGAAGAAAGATCTAATTCAAGAAGCATTCCTTTCTACCAAACTTTCCTAAAAGCAATGGGATATGGTAAATCAATTGCATTTCTAAATCGAACAAGTAAAAATAAAGTTCAGCTTGGTGGTTACTTAAAAGATCAAAAATACAAAGGTTTTGCTATTTTAGATAAAAATAACAAACTAAAACAAACTGTTAAATTCAAATATAACTCAATTTTCAATTTCTTTGGACACTATGATTTTGATAAAGGAGCTAGATTAGGTGAAAATAATCAAGATCGCGAGGCACAACTTAATAACCGCCTTTATCCAGTTAACAAGTTTTATAGTTACCTTACTGAAAGTTCATTTAACTTAACTACTGATAGTCAAATTTACATGTGAGAAGATCTAAATAATAATGGTATTTTTGATAACGGTGAAATCGACTATGATTTTGAATTCACACTACCTGAAACAAGATATGTAACAACTAAAAGATCATATAACACATCAAGTCAGACTTTAGTTATTACAAATGATCCAAAAAATAACAAGAAAGTGGTAGTTCATGCAGTCTAA
- a CDS encoding chromate transporter gives MLIALCISLPFLILISLIVFGGGQVFMPLFSWLWNLLADNFGSQIDNNLINQVFTVSNSTPGVVSTKFAFLTGYLVANGAWWGYLAMFLTYFIFCMPAIFSMLIAMNYLNKFKTNTYFQNLIILFKPLIAGIMFSLAIQLLLSISIPQYYFNKSYQNYFGSVPLKNVSPGSLLDLFNTSSKIGLVRTYLLYIFLIIAAILSFILFKKKIKLIFVIVINISLAIILLEFLSKLIVKII, from the coding sequence ATGTTAATTGCACTTTGTATATCACTTCCTTTTTTGATTTTAATTAGTTTAATTGTTTTTGGTGGCGGACAAGTTTTTATGCCTTTATTTTCATGACTTTGGAATTTATTAGCTGATAATTTTGGAAGTCAAATTGATAATAATTTAATCAATCAAGTTTTCACCGTTTCAAATTCAACACCTGGAGTTGTATCCACTAAATTTGCCTTTTTAACAGGGTATTTAGTTGCAAATGGTGCTTGGTGAGGGTATTTAGCAATGTTTCTTACATACTTTATTTTTTGCATGCCTGCAATATTTAGTATGTTAATTGCAATGAATTATCTAAACAAATTTAAAACTAATACTTATTTTCAAAATTTGATCATTCTATTTAAGCCTTTAATTGCTGGAATAATGTTTTCATTAGCAATTCAACTTTTACTTTCGATTAGTATTCCGCAGTATTACTTTAACAAAAGTTATCAAAATTATTTTGGAAGCGTTCCGCTTAAAAATGTATCACCAGGTTCACTTTTAGACTTATTTAACACAAGTAGTAAAATTGGTCTTGTTAGAACTTACTTGTTATATATATTTTTAATCATTGCGGCCATTCTATCATTTATTTTATTTAAAAAGAAAATCAAACTTATTTTTGTAATTGTAATCAACATATCACTTGCAATAATTCTTTTGGAATTTTTATCAAAACTTATTGTCAAAATTATATAA